Proteins encoded within one genomic window of Procambarus clarkii isolate CNS0578487 chromosome 31, FALCON_Pclarkii_2.0, whole genome shotgun sequence:
- the LOC123758635 gene encoding heparan-alpha-glucosaminide N-acetyltransferase isoform X5, with protein MCHHSKFGNHISGRHLQDLNEEPTLAVASAGAVSLLGKELSYIVQSFITSLMDTHMPTCNGGHGQSHLTLGHACLTVSNVDAAAKLQLWAQAVECYKCPPWPYLMLQPGTSQELAVNTTYPTDLYVRNTTGGDLYKLTYHFGEYGAYQLGISTESISNIKVLTKPPNEFLPLIVAFVFFFMLAFMWQCAKFFRYRMDSPCTTRRVRSVSAGEETSLLSSQPVYQGSPSSSQLHQTTPVAPSLLPQLSAGIPDSSMRRGRLQSLDTFRGLAIVIMVFVNYGGGRYYFFQHAHWNGLTVADLVFPWFMWIMGVSMIFSVRSQLQRTTKRYLMVFRILKRCAILFILGLIINSDNNQNYMPTLRIMGVLQRFAICYGITALMEVYLMNPQESPEYVWYWKIRDIIRSGVQWVITILLVGVHTAITFGLHIPGCPTGYLGPGGLHDGGVHGNCTGGAAAYVDVSVLGEAHIYSHPTCKTIYNNDAPYDPEGILGALMAVLTVQFGAAAGRIIITYQGHGPRIKRWLVWAVVCV; from the exons ATCTGAATGAAGAACCGACATTAGCAGTAGCATCAGCTGGAGCAGTATCATTACTAGGAAAGGAGTTGTCTTATATAGTCCAGTCCTTCATCACGTCACTAATGGACACCCACATGCCAACGTGTAATGGAGGACACGGCCAGTCACATCTCACCCTTGGACACGCGTGTCTTACTGTGTCTAACGTGGATGCTGCAGCTAAACTCCAGCTTTGGGCACAAGCTGTTGAGTGTTATAAG TGTCCTCCATGGCCATACCTGATGCTGCAACCCGGCACCTCACAAGAGCTGGCTGTCAACACCACATATCCTACTGATCTTTATGTTAGAAATACAACTGGAGGTGACCTGTACAA ACTGACGTATCACTTTGGAGAATATGGGGCCTATCAGCTGGGGATTAGTACAGAGAGCATCTCAAATATAAAAGTCCTCACTAAGCCTCCCAATGAATTTCTTC CCTTGATTGTTGCATTCGTGTTCTTCTTCATGTTGGCGTTCATGTGGCAGTGTGCCAAGTTCTTCCGGTACCGCATGGATTCACCGTGCACGACTCGCAGAGTT AGGTCGGTGTCAGCAGGTGAAGAGACTTCTCTGCTGTCATCCCAGCCAGTATATCAGGGAAGTCCTTCATCTTCTCAGCTGCACCAGACGACTCCAGTAGCACCGTCCCTGTTACCCCAATTATCAGCTGGTATCCCAGACTCAAGTATGAGAAGAGGACGTCTTCAGTCTCTGGACACTTTCAGAGG ACTTGCCATTGTCATCATGGTCTTCGTGAACTATGGAGGCGGTCGGTATTACTTTTTCCAACATGCCCACTGGAACGGCCTCACTGTTGCTGATTTGGTCTTTCCCTG GTTCATGTGGATAATGGGGGTGAGTATGATCTTCTCAGTTCGGTCACAGCTGCAGCGCACCACCAAGAGGTATCTGATGGTTTTCAGGATCCTCAAGAGATGTGCAATTCTTTTTATTCTGGGCCTAATCATTAATAG TGACAACAATCAAAACTACATGCCTACCCTCCGGATCATgggtgttctgcaacgctttgccattTGCTATGGCATCACAGCATTAATGGAGGTGTACTTAATGAATCCCCAAGAATCACCAGAG TATGTGTGGTACTGGAAGATACGGGACATTATCAGGTCTGGAGTGCAGTGGGTCATCACTATTCTTCTAGTTGGAGTGCACACAGCCATCACATTTGGCCTCCACATTCCAGGATGTCCCAC GGGCTATCTAGGTCCTGGGGGTCTTCACGATGGTGGTGTCCACGGCAactgtactggtggtgctgctgcttatgTGGATGTTAGTGTTCTAGGCGAGGCGCACATATATTCACATCCAACGTGTAAGACAATATACAACAATGATGCTCCTTACGACCCTGAAGGCATCTTAGGTGCTCTGATGGCGGTGCTCACG G